A single Pagrus major chromosome 19, Pma_NU_1.0 DNA region contains:
- the LOC141014349 gene encoding caspase recruitment domain-containing protein 8-like, whose translation MASTVDHRGGERGASCFSRAARRIRRALSRICRDAFELHRYSDSSSEGYIDVLAILEAPVTAVSSSVTNTQPTRPHLQLSSDPGRSQTGSSCLPRSHSVPSLSQISSAENKTFRPSESLPDLLLKSSFEEFTPDVTVDENDETYRFLCSCPGLYQCSVTGLVFHMEGEGHVVYRIVSWDRRLLAQHHKKPAGPLFDIKCLQQSVCRLQLPHCEIRSTAGCGFLSVAHVKDEDIEFIPPHKITETHVIINITGFSGFGNVKDEDSPPEPVQALVLLFYRSPDDQDLESLLNVLMLPGNVVLQNVRRTRKNLVGDELYIETSSHCKLLPKQEYTLSTCPEDDSVLVQPTTAEFDCDNYDNYIPSFQVDLEKILKHMKLFLRDTNRHSVWERRVCLSSAGLKKSCGQSALNLPPNKKLFDVRSSFIEGISGPVLKSLLDKLLEKTVLTDPERESADEMQNKRDNARFVIDTVRKKGDAASSEMIEILCELDPFLCEHLGLI comes from the exons ATGGCGTCAACTGTGGACcatagaggaggagaaagaggagcatCATGTTTCAGCAGGGCAGCCAGAAGGATCAGGAGGGCCCTGTCCAGGATTTGCAGAG ATGCATTTGAGCTGCACCGGTATTCTGACAGCTCGTCAGAAGGTTACATTGACGTCTTGGCAATATTGGAGGCACCTGTTACAGCTGTGAGCTCCTCAGTCACAAACACCCAGCCGACCCGTCCTCACCTCCAACTGTCCTCAGATCCTGGTCGGAGTCAAACAGGCTCCAGCTGTTTGCCTCGTTCTCACAGCGTTCCCTCGCTGAGTCAAATCAGCTCTGCAGAGAACAAGACCTTCAGACCATCAGAGAGCTTACCTGACCTGCTGTTAAAAAGCAGCTTTGAGGAGTTTACACCTGATGTCACTGTTGATGAGAACGATGAAACCTACCGGTTCCTGTGCTCCTGCCCAGGCCTGTACCAGTGCAGTGTGACAGGCCTGGTGTTCCACATGGAGGGAGAAGGACACGTGGTTTACAGGATCGTCTCTTGGGACAGGAGGCTACTGGcccaacatcacaagaagcCTGCAGGACCCCTGTTTGACATCAAATGTCTGCAGCAGTCTGTGTGTCGGCTTCAGCTCCCACACTGTGAGATCCGCTCCACAGCTGGATGTGGATTCTTGTCAGTTGCTCACGTGAAGGATGAGGACATCGAGTTCATCCCCCCTCATAAGATAACAGAAACTCATGTGATCATCAACATCACAGGGTTTTCTGGTTTTGGTAACGTCAAGGATGAAGACTCACCTCCTGAGCCGGTCCAAGCGCTGGTTCTGCTGTTCTACAGGTCTCCGGATGATCAAGATCTTGAATCTCTCCTCAATGTGTTGATGCTACCAGGTAACGTCGTGCTCCAAAATGTGCGGCGCACCAGGAAGAACTTAGTTGGAGATGAGCTCTACATAGAGACATCCTCACACTGTAAACTGCTGCCAAAGCAGGAATACACACTGTCCACTTGTCCTGAAGACGACTCAGTTCTGgttcaaccaacaacagcagaatTTGACTGTGACAACTATGACAACTACATCCCATCATTCCAGGTGGATTTGGAGAAAatcctgaaacacatgaaactgtTTTTGAGAGACACCAACAGACACAGTGTCTGGGAGAGACGAGTTTGTCTTTCATCTGCTGGACTAAAGAAGTCCTGTGGGCAGAGCGCTCTGAATCTGCCTCCAAACAAGAAGCTGTTTGACGTACGGAGCAGCTTCATCGAGGGGATATCAGGACCTGTTCTCAAAagtctgctggacaaactgttGGAGAAAACGGTGCTGACTGATCCTGAGAGGGAGTCAGCGGACgagatgcaaaacaaaagagacaacGCTCGTTTTGTTATCGACACAGTGAGGAAGAAAGGTGACGCTGCCAGTTCAGAGATGATTGAGATCCTCTGTGAGCTCGACCCCTTCCTCTGTGAACATCTTGGGCTGATCTGA